A region from the uncultured Macellibacteroides sp. genome encodes:
- a CDS encoding tetratricopeptide repeat protein has protein sequence MRVFMLFICLLLGVVSMQAQGYEELISKSYDYLEKKDLPAAEESLKAAMRLEPANPNNFALLTNLGTVQRRQGKMEDAMISYSAALSGHPQNQGILESRASLYAEMGDTEKALNDYSTLIAVAPKHEEALYNRGLIYLQLKNYLFAEQDFDKILEINDKSVHGRVGHAILEKMRGNFDESERIYNYLISELPKDWSLYEGRADLYFMKGKNSRAMADINKVFAETTPTAALYVLRGKVKLALYEKPSAAIDFKKALEMGYDKQTITELIKLCK, from the coding sequence ATGAGAGTATTTATGCTATTTATTTGCCTGCTTCTTGGAGTTGTTTCTATGCAGGCGCAAGGATATGAGGAGTTGATTAGCAAGTCTTACGATTATCTCGAGAAAAAAGATTTACCCGCCGCAGAAGAAAGTTTGAAAGCTGCCATGCGTTTAGAGCCTGCAAATCCTAATAACTTTGCTTTGCTAACCAACTTGGGAACGGTTCAACGCAGACAAGGTAAAATGGAAGATGCTATGATTTCATACAGTGCGGCATTAAGCGGTCACCCTCAAAATCAAGGTATTCTTGAAAGCCGTGCATCCCTGTATGCCGAAATGGGTGATACGGAAAAAGCGCTTAACGACTATTCAACACTGATTGCCGTTGCTCCAAAACACGAAGAAGCTCTTTATAACAGAGGGTTAATATACCTGCAACTTAAAAACTATCTATTTGCAGAACAGGATTTCGATAAAATTCTGGAGATAAACGATAAATCGGTTCATGGAAGAGTTGGACACGCCATTCTGGAGAAAATGCGCGGCAACTTTGATGAATCCGAGCGTATCTATAATTACCTGATAAGCGAACTTCCCAAAGACTGGTCGTTGTACGAAGGTCGCGCTGACCTCTATTTTATGAAGGGGAAAAACTCACGCGCAATGGCTGATATAAATAAAGTATTTGCTGAAACAACTCCTACAGCCGCACTTTATGTGCTGCGAGGTAAGGTTAAGCTGGCGCTATACGAAAAACCATCGGCAGCGATCGACTTTAAAAAGGCACTCGAAATGGGTTACGACAAGCAAACAATTACCGAACTTATTAAGTTATGTAAATAA
- a CDS encoding mechanosensitive ion channel domain-containing protein, with protein sequence MNTLSLILLQVEALSKAEQLMKVLMDSGIDLGKRIVTAVIVFLIGRIIIGLLNKLFRKILIRRNVELSIRTFLGSMVNILLTVLLIISVVGALGVETTSFAALLASAGVAIGMALSGNLQNFAGGLMVLLFKPYKVGDVIEAQSVSGTVKEIQIFHTILTTFDNKVIYVPNGALSSGVITNYSNQATRRVDWVFGIEYGEDYERVKSVIERLAARDERILTEPLPFIALHALADSSVNVTLRAWVKSEDYWGVYFDMNQKVYETFNSEGISFPFPQLTVHQN encoded by the coding sequence ATGAATACTCTTTCTTTAATATTATTACAAGTCGAAGCGCTCTCCAAAGCGGAGCAGTTGATGAAAGTGCTGATGGATTCAGGCATTGATCTTGGTAAAAGGATAGTCACTGCTGTAATTGTATTCCTGATAGGCCGTATAATTATTGGTCTGCTTAATAAACTGTTCCGAAAGATCCTGATAAGAAGAAATGTGGAATTGTCTATCCGTACCTTCCTGGGAAGTATGGTTAATATTCTGCTGACTGTGCTGCTGATTATTTCGGTTGTAGGTGCGCTTGGTGTGGAGACAACCTCATTTGCAGCGTTACTTGCCTCTGCCGGTGTAGCAATTGGTATGGCTTTAAGTGGTAATCTGCAGAACTTTGCCGGAGGATTAATGGTGCTGTTGTTTAAACCTTATAAGGTTGGAGATGTGATTGAAGCCCAGAGTGTAAGTGGAACCGTAAAAGAAATCCAGATTTTTCATACAATCCTTACCACCTTCGATAATAAGGTGATATATGTTCCAAACGGAGCTTTAAGCAGCGGAGTAATTACCAATTACAGCAATCAGGCTACGCGTAGGGTTGATTGGGTGTTTGGTATCGAATATGGCGAAGATTATGAACGGGTAAAGAGTGTTATCGAACGACTTGCTGCCCGCGATGAAAGAATACTTACCGAGCCGCTTCCTTTTATAGCTTTGCACGCCCTTGCAGACAGTAGTGTGAATGTTACATTGAGAGCTTGGGTAAAAAGCGAAGACTACTGGGGTGTATACTTCGATATGAACCAAAAAGTATATGAAACCTTCAACAGTGAAGGAATAAGCTTCCCCTTCCCCCAACTCACCGTCCATCAGAATTGA